A stretch of Arctopsyche grandis isolate Sample6627 chromosome 9, ASM5162203v2, whole genome shotgun sequence DNA encodes these proteins:
- the LOC143917438 gene encoding glutamate receptor ionotropic, kainate 2-like isoform X1 yields the protein MKFIKVMLSARLCTAFFACFFLLVFEAECENKIQVGGIFHPDNYETELAFRYAIKRVNQYSRHDGSKTIIEPIIRRVDPKDSFKAGKIACEMTSEGVAAIFGPQSVETKGIVESICEAMEIPHIQNTWIPNPPPVDRLPKMAVKFYPNQQNLSSALAALVTDYDWKTYTVLYEDDYGLVRLQEIFKKHGPKDPPISVYQLEPKKDNRPLLKKIQLSGEIHIILDCEAENILDYLRQAHEVKLLGNYQMGNAPFQTYILTSLDAHTVDLEELNSSESNITSFRMVDPNRYEFKAVINDWIQGEQRQGRNADYNETKVQLESVLMVDAVNHFGIALHALMKTEDMTPQSISCSDPSFWGGGLSLVNFLKGKPYPGLTGRVEFNETGERNRFNLDVVELHKGIYYKIGSWDTHNGFAYTRSREHLKTILFEKLRNKTFIVSSKIGEPFLKYREAADGEVLEGNDRYEGYSMDLIAGIAELLNISFRFELTPDGKYGAYNPDTKRWDGLVGQLLERKADFAICDLTITYERKRAVDFTMPFMTLGISILFTKATKEPPDLFSFLQPFSLDVWIYMATAYLGVSILLFILARMAPKEWANPHPCDPEPEELENILTLLNSMWLALGSFLQQGSDILPKATSTRMVAGMWWFFTLIMISSYTANLAAFLTNEQMDKPIKGAEDLVKQNRIKYGTLQGGSTYNFFKNSNLSTYSRMFSVMESTRPSVFVDSNTKGIERVLKGKRLYAYFMESTSIEFYTGKTCELTKIGGELDTKGYGIAMPVNSPMRTYINDAILKMQERGKLMELKKKWWVDLNGGGECDEDDKGGDDGAAELGIDNVGGVFVVLGFGCFIALILGVCEFLWNVRQVAVEDKISMGEAFKTELLFAANVWKTEKPITKNSGSTRSSRSPSGERAPSQARSMINAATSFMRLDKIF from the exons ATGAAGTTCATTAAAGTAATGTTATCGGCACGTCTCTGCACTGCATTCTTTGCGTGTTTCTTCTTGCTCGTGTTCGAAGCCGAGtgcgaaaataaaatacaagtcg GGGGGATTTTCCATCCAGACAACTACGAGACGGAATTAGCATTTCGGTATGCTATAAAAAGGGTGAACCAATATTCCCGTCATGACGGTAGCAAAACAATAATCGAACCCATAATACGAAGAGTTGACCCAAAGGATAGCTTCAAAGCTGGAAAAATCG CTTGCGAAATGACGAGCGAGGGAGTTGCGGCAATATTTGGACCGCAGTCTGTCGAAACTAAGGGTATAGTGGAATCGATCTGTGAAGCCATGGAAATACCACACATTCAAAATACTTGGATTCCAAATCCACCGCCTGTGGACAGACTTCCGAAAATGGCTGTGAAATTCTATCCAAATCAGCAGAATCTATCGTCTGCTTTGGCCGCATTGGTGACGGATTATGATTGGAAAACTTACACGGTCCTCTATGAGGACGACTACG GACTCGTTCGACTACAGGAGATATTCAAAAAACACGGTCCGAAAGATCCGCCCATTAGCGTTTACCAGTTGGAGCCGAAAAAGGACAACAGACCTCTGCTGAAGAAGATTCAACTGTCGGGCGAGATTCACATCATCCTGGATTGTGAAGCTGAGAATATTCTCGATTACTTACGACAGGCACACGAAGTCAAGCTATTAGGAAACTATCAG ATGGGAAATGCACCTTTTCAGACTTACATATTAACATCGTTAGACGCTCACACAGTCGATTTAGAGGAATTGAATTCCAGCGAATCCAATATTACATCTTTCAGAATGGTGGATCCGAATCGGTACGAATTCAAAGCCGTGATTAATGATTGGATTCAAGGTGAACAAAGACAAGGAAGAAACGCTGATTACAATGAAACCAAAGTACAA cTAGAATCTGTTCTAATGGTAGATGCAGTAAACCATTTTGGAATTGCCCTACACGCTCTGATGAAAACTGAAGACATGACACCTCAATCTATATCATGTAGTGACCCTAGTTTTTGGGGAGGTGGATTGAGCTTAGTAAATTTTTTGAAaggg AAACCCTACCCTGGTTTGACCGGAAGAGTTGAGTTCAACGAAACGGGAgagaggaatcgtttcaacctGGACGTCGTAGAACTCCACAAGggtatatattacaaaattgGATCGTGGGACACTCACAACGGCTTTGCCTACACGAGATCTAGAGAACACCTGAAGACTATCCtctttgaaaaattgagaaataAAACCTTCATCGTCTCGTCGAAGATCGGCGAAccgtttttaaaatatagagAGGCAGCAGATGGTGAAGTTCTTGAAGGCAACGATAGATACGAAGGATATTCAATGGATTTGATCGCAGGCATTGCTGAACTGCTGAACATATCCTTCAGGTTTGAACTAACCCCCGATGGTAAGTATGGAGCTTATAATCCAGATACCAAACGATGGGATGGGCTCGTAGGACAGCTCTTAGAAAGA AAAGCAGACTTCGCCATTTGTGATTTAACGATTACATATGAGAGGAAAAGAGCCGTTGATTTCACAATGCCTTTTATGACACTTGGAATCAGTATTCTATTCACTAAAGCAACCAAAGAACCTCCAGATCTTTTCTCTTTCTTGCAACCTTTCTCTTTGGATGTTTGGATTTACATGGCGACTGCTTATTTAGGAGTTTCAATTTTACTTTTCATACTCGCcag GATGGCACCAAAGGAATGGGCCAACCCACATCCTTGTGACCCTGAACCCGAGGAACTGGAGAATATATTAACACTACTAAATTCCATGTGGTTAGCCCTGGGCAGCTTTCTACAACAGGGATCGGACATCCTGCCAAA GGCAACGTCTACCAGAATGGTAGCTGGTATGTGGTGGTTTTTCACATTGATTATGATATCTTCCTACACGGCCAATTTGGCAGCTTTTCTCACGAACGAGCAAATGGACAAACCGATAAAAGGTGCAGAAGATCTAGTCAAACAAAACAGAATCAAATATGGCACTCTTCAAGGTGGTTCGACATATAATTTCTTCAAG AACAGTAATCTATCTACATACTCGCGTATGTTTTCCGTAATGGAAAGTACACGTCCTTCAGTTTTCGTAGATTCCAACACAAAGGGAATTGAGAGAGTTTTGAAGGGCAAAAGACTATACGCTTACTTCATGGAATCTACTTCTATTGAATTTTATACCGGAAAAACCTGCGAATTGACCAAAATAGGTGGAGAATTGGACACGAAAGGTTATGGAATAGCAATGCCAGTCA ATTCTCCTATGCGTACTTACATAAACGATGCTATACTAAAAATGCAAGAGAGGGGCAAGTTAATGGAACTAAAGAAAAAATGGTGGGTCGATTTGAACGGTGGTGGAGAATGCGAC GAAGATGACAAAGGTGGTGATGATGGAGCAGCTGAGCTAGGCATCGACAACGTCGGTGGTGTGTTCGTCGTCTTGGGTTTCGGATGCTTCATAGCTTTGATCTTGGGAGTTTGCGAGTTTTTGTGGAACGTGAGACAGGTGGCTGTCGAAGATAAG
- the LOC143917438 gene encoding glutamate receptor ionotropic, kainate 2-like isoform X2, which translates to MKFIKVMLSARLCTAFFACFFLLVFEAECENKIQVGGIFHPDNYETELAFRYAIKRVNQYSRHDGSKTIIEPIIRRVDPKDSFKAGKIACEMTSEGVAAIFGPQSVETKGIVESICEAMEIPHIQNTWIPNPPPVDRLPKMAVKFYPNQQNLSSALAALVTDYDWKTYTVLYEDDYGLVRLQEIFKKHGPKDPPISVYQLEPKKDNRPLLKKIQLSGEIHIILDCEAENILDYLRQAHEVKLLGNYQMGNAPFQTYILTSLDAHTVDLEELNSSESNITSFRMVDPNRYEFKAVINDWIQGEQRQGRNADYNETKVQLESVLMVDAVNHFGIALHALMKTEDMTPQSISCSDPSFWGGGLSLVNFLKGKPYPGLTGRVEFNETGERNRFNLDVVELHKGIYYKIGSWDTHNGFAYTRSREHLKTILFEKLRNKTFIVSSKIGEPFLKYREAADGEVLEGNDRYEGYSMDLIAGIAELLNISFRFELTPDGKYGAYNPDTKRWDGLVGQLLERKADFAICDLTITYERKRAVDFTMPFMTLGISILFTKATKEPPDLFSFLQPFSLDVWIYMATAYLGVSILLFILARMAPKEWQNPQPGTKDPSELENIWNLKNCFWLSLGSIMTAGCDLLPKATSTRMVAGMWWFFTLIMISSYTANLAAFLTNEQMDKPIKGAEDLVKQNRIKYGTLQGGSTYNFFKNSNLSTYSRMFSVMESTRPSVFVDSNTKGIERVLKGKRLYAYFMESTSIEFYTGKTCELTKIGGELDTKGYGIAMPVNSPMRTYINDAILKMQERGKLMELKKKWWVDLNGGGECDEDDKGGDDGAAELGIDNVGGVFVVLGFGCFIALILGVCEFLWNVRQVAVEDKISMGEAFKTELLFAANVWKTEKPITKNSGSTRSSRSPSGERAPSQARSMINAATSFMRLDKIF; encoded by the exons ATGAAGTTCATTAAAGTAATGTTATCGGCACGTCTCTGCACTGCATTCTTTGCGTGTTTCTTCTTGCTCGTGTTCGAAGCCGAGtgcgaaaataaaatacaagtcg GGGGGATTTTCCATCCAGACAACTACGAGACGGAATTAGCATTTCGGTATGCTATAAAAAGGGTGAACCAATATTCCCGTCATGACGGTAGCAAAACAATAATCGAACCCATAATACGAAGAGTTGACCCAAAGGATAGCTTCAAAGCTGGAAAAATCG CTTGCGAAATGACGAGCGAGGGAGTTGCGGCAATATTTGGACCGCAGTCTGTCGAAACTAAGGGTATAGTGGAATCGATCTGTGAAGCCATGGAAATACCACACATTCAAAATACTTGGATTCCAAATCCACCGCCTGTGGACAGACTTCCGAAAATGGCTGTGAAATTCTATCCAAATCAGCAGAATCTATCGTCTGCTTTGGCCGCATTGGTGACGGATTATGATTGGAAAACTTACACGGTCCTCTATGAGGACGACTACG GACTCGTTCGACTACAGGAGATATTCAAAAAACACGGTCCGAAAGATCCGCCCATTAGCGTTTACCAGTTGGAGCCGAAAAAGGACAACAGACCTCTGCTGAAGAAGATTCAACTGTCGGGCGAGATTCACATCATCCTGGATTGTGAAGCTGAGAATATTCTCGATTACTTACGACAGGCACACGAAGTCAAGCTATTAGGAAACTATCAG ATGGGAAATGCACCTTTTCAGACTTACATATTAACATCGTTAGACGCTCACACAGTCGATTTAGAGGAATTGAATTCCAGCGAATCCAATATTACATCTTTCAGAATGGTGGATCCGAATCGGTACGAATTCAAAGCCGTGATTAATGATTGGATTCAAGGTGAACAAAGACAAGGAAGAAACGCTGATTACAATGAAACCAAAGTACAA cTAGAATCTGTTCTAATGGTAGATGCAGTAAACCATTTTGGAATTGCCCTACACGCTCTGATGAAAACTGAAGACATGACACCTCAATCTATATCATGTAGTGACCCTAGTTTTTGGGGAGGTGGATTGAGCTTAGTAAATTTTTTGAAaggg AAACCCTACCCTGGTTTGACCGGAAGAGTTGAGTTCAACGAAACGGGAgagaggaatcgtttcaacctGGACGTCGTAGAACTCCACAAGggtatatattacaaaattgGATCGTGGGACACTCACAACGGCTTTGCCTACACGAGATCTAGAGAACACCTGAAGACTATCCtctttgaaaaattgagaaataAAACCTTCATCGTCTCGTCGAAGATCGGCGAAccgtttttaaaatatagagAGGCAGCAGATGGTGAAGTTCTTGAAGGCAACGATAGATACGAAGGATATTCAATGGATTTGATCGCAGGCATTGCTGAACTGCTGAACATATCCTTCAGGTTTGAACTAACCCCCGATGGTAAGTATGGAGCTTATAATCCAGATACCAAACGATGGGATGGGCTCGTAGGACAGCTCTTAGAAAGA AAAGCAGACTTCGCCATTTGTGATTTAACGATTACATATGAGAGGAAAAGAGCCGTTGATTTCACAATGCCTTTTATGACACTTGGAATCAGTATTCTATTCACTAAAGCAACCAAAGAACCTCCAGATCTTTTCTCTTTCTTGCAACCTTTCTCTTTGGATGTTTGGATTTACATGGCGACTGCTTATTTAGGAGTTTCAATTTTACTTTTCATACTCGCcag AATGGCGCCAAAGGAGTGGCAGAACCCACAGCCCGGCACAAAGGACCCATCGGAGCTAGAGAACATATGGAATCTGAAAAACTGTTTCTGGTTATCGCTGGGGTCTATAATGACCGCCGGCTGTGACTTGCTCCCCAA GGCAACGTCTACCAGAATGGTAGCTGGTATGTGGTGGTTTTTCACATTGATTATGATATCTTCCTACACGGCCAATTTGGCAGCTTTTCTCACGAACGAGCAAATGGACAAACCGATAAAAGGTGCAGAAGATCTAGTCAAACAAAACAGAATCAAATATGGCACTCTTCAAGGTGGTTCGACATATAATTTCTTCAAG AACAGTAATCTATCTACATACTCGCGTATGTTTTCCGTAATGGAAAGTACACGTCCTTCAGTTTTCGTAGATTCCAACACAAAGGGAATTGAGAGAGTTTTGAAGGGCAAAAGACTATACGCTTACTTCATGGAATCTACTTCTATTGAATTTTATACCGGAAAAACCTGCGAATTGACCAAAATAGGTGGAGAATTGGACACGAAAGGTTATGGAATAGCAATGCCAGTCA ATTCTCCTATGCGTACTTACATAAACGATGCTATACTAAAAATGCAAGAGAGGGGCAAGTTAATGGAACTAAAGAAAAAATGGTGGGTCGATTTGAACGGTGGTGGAGAATGCGAC GAAGATGACAAAGGTGGTGATGATGGAGCAGCTGAGCTAGGCATCGACAACGTCGGTGGTGTGTTCGTCGTCTTGGGTTTCGGATGCTTCATAGCTTTGATCTTGGGAGTTTGCGAGTTTTTGTGGAACGTGAGACAGGTGGCTGTCGAAGATAAG
- the LOC143917438 gene encoding glutamate receptor ionotropic, kainate 2-like isoform X4, giving the protein MKFIKVMLSARLCTAFFACFFLLVFEAECENKIQVGGIFHPDNYETELAFRYAIKRVNQYSRHDGSKTIIEPIIRRVDPKDSFKAGKIACEMTSEGVAAIFGPQSVETKGIVESICEAMEIPHIQNTWIPNPPPVDRLPKMAVKFYPNQQNLSSALAALVTDYDWKTYTVLYEDDYGLVRLQEIFKKHGPKDPPISVYQLEPKKDNRPLLKKIQLSGEIHIILDCEAENILDYLRQAHEVKLLGNYQTYILTSLDAHTVDLEELNSSESNITSFRMVDPNRYEFKAVINDWIQGEQRQGRNADYNETKVQLESVLMVDAVNHFGIALHALMKTEDMTPQSISCSDPSFWGGGLSLVNFLKGKPYPGLTGRVEFNETGERNRFNLDVVELHKGIYYKIGSWDTHNGFAYTRSREHLKTILFEKLRNKTFIVSSKIGEPFLKYREAADGEVLEGNDRYEGYSMDLIAGIAELLNISFRFELTPDGKYGAYNPDTKRWDGLVGQLLERKADFAICDLTITYERKRAVDFTMPFMTLGISILFTKATKEPPDLFSFLQPFSLDVWIYMATAYLGVSILLFILARMAPKEWQNPQPGTKDPSELENIWNLKNCFWLSLGSIMTAGCDLLPKATSTRMVAGMWWFFTLIMISSYTANLAAFLTNEQMDKPIKGAEDLVKQNRIKYGTLQGGSTYNFFKNSNLSTYSRMFSVMESTRPSVFVDSNTKGIERVLKGKRLYAYFMESTSIEFYTGKTCELTKIGGELDTKGYGIAMPVNSPMRTYINDAILKMQERGKLMELKKKWWVDLNGGGECDEDDKGGDDGAAELGIDNVGGVFVVLGFGCFIALILGVCEFLWNVRQVAVEDKISMGEAFKTELLFAANVWKTEKPITKNSGSTRSSRSPSGERAPSQARSMINAATSFMRLDKIF; this is encoded by the exons ATGAAGTTCATTAAAGTAATGTTATCGGCACGTCTCTGCACTGCATTCTTTGCGTGTTTCTTCTTGCTCGTGTTCGAAGCCGAGtgcgaaaataaaatacaagtcg GGGGGATTTTCCATCCAGACAACTACGAGACGGAATTAGCATTTCGGTATGCTATAAAAAGGGTGAACCAATATTCCCGTCATGACGGTAGCAAAACAATAATCGAACCCATAATACGAAGAGTTGACCCAAAGGATAGCTTCAAAGCTGGAAAAATCG CTTGCGAAATGACGAGCGAGGGAGTTGCGGCAATATTTGGACCGCAGTCTGTCGAAACTAAGGGTATAGTGGAATCGATCTGTGAAGCCATGGAAATACCACACATTCAAAATACTTGGATTCCAAATCCACCGCCTGTGGACAGACTTCCGAAAATGGCTGTGAAATTCTATCCAAATCAGCAGAATCTATCGTCTGCTTTGGCCGCATTGGTGACGGATTATGATTGGAAAACTTACACGGTCCTCTATGAGGACGACTACG GACTCGTTCGACTACAGGAGATATTCAAAAAACACGGTCCGAAAGATCCGCCCATTAGCGTTTACCAGTTGGAGCCGAAAAAGGACAACAGACCTCTGCTGAAGAAGATTCAACTGTCGGGCGAGATTCACATCATCCTGGATTGTGAAGCTGAGAATATTCTCGATTACTTACGACAGGCACACGAAGTCAAGCTATTAGGAAACTATCAG ACTTACATATTAACATCGTTAGACGCTCACACAGTCGATTTAGAGGAATTGAATTCCAGCGAATCCAATATTACATCTTTCAGAATGGTGGATCCGAATCGGTACGAATTCAAAGCCGTGATTAATGATTGGATTCAAGGTGAACAAAGACAAGGAAGAAACGCTGATTACAATGAAACCAAAGTACAA cTAGAATCTGTTCTAATGGTAGATGCAGTAAACCATTTTGGAATTGCCCTACACGCTCTGATGAAAACTGAAGACATGACACCTCAATCTATATCATGTAGTGACCCTAGTTTTTGGGGAGGTGGATTGAGCTTAGTAAATTTTTTGAAaggg AAACCCTACCCTGGTTTGACCGGAAGAGTTGAGTTCAACGAAACGGGAgagaggaatcgtttcaacctGGACGTCGTAGAACTCCACAAGggtatatattacaaaattgGATCGTGGGACACTCACAACGGCTTTGCCTACACGAGATCTAGAGAACACCTGAAGACTATCCtctttgaaaaattgagaaataAAACCTTCATCGTCTCGTCGAAGATCGGCGAAccgtttttaaaatatagagAGGCAGCAGATGGTGAAGTTCTTGAAGGCAACGATAGATACGAAGGATATTCAATGGATTTGATCGCAGGCATTGCTGAACTGCTGAACATATCCTTCAGGTTTGAACTAACCCCCGATGGTAAGTATGGAGCTTATAATCCAGATACCAAACGATGGGATGGGCTCGTAGGACAGCTCTTAGAAAGA AAAGCAGACTTCGCCATTTGTGATTTAACGATTACATATGAGAGGAAAAGAGCCGTTGATTTCACAATGCCTTTTATGACACTTGGAATCAGTATTCTATTCACTAAAGCAACCAAAGAACCTCCAGATCTTTTCTCTTTCTTGCAACCTTTCTCTTTGGATGTTTGGATTTACATGGCGACTGCTTATTTAGGAGTTTCAATTTTACTTTTCATACTCGCcag AATGGCGCCAAAGGAGTGGCAGAACCCACAGCCCGGCACAAAGGACCCATCGGAGCTAGAGAACATATGGAATCTGAAAAACTGTTTCTGGTTATCGCTGGGGTCTATAATGACCGCCGGCTGTGACTTGCTCCCCAA GGCAACGTCTACCAGAATGGTAGCTGGTATGTGGTGGTTTTTCACATTGATTATGATATCTTCCTACACGGCCAATTTGGCAGCTTTTCTCACGAACGAGCAAATGGACAAACCGATAAAAGGTGCAGAAGATCTAGTCAAACAAAACAGAATCAAATATGGCACTCTTCAAGGTGGTTCGACATATAATTTCTTCAAG AACAGTAATCTATCTACATACTCGCGTATGTTTTCCGTAATGGAAAGTACACGTCCTTCAGTTTTCGTAGATTCCAACACAAAGGGAATTGAGAGAGTTTTGAAGGGCAAAAGACTATACGCTTACTTCATGGAATCTACTTCTATTGAATTTTATACCGGAAAAACCTGCGAATTGACCAAAATAGGTGGAGAATTGGACACGAAAGGTTATGGAATAGCAATGCCAGTCA ATTCTCCTATGCGTACTTACATAAACGATGCTATACTAAAAATGCAAGAGAGGGGCAAGTTAATGGAACTAAAGAAAAAATGGTGGGTCGATTTGAACGGTGGTGGAGAATGCGAC GAAGATGACAAAGGTGGTGATGATGGAGCAGCTGAGCTAGGCATCGACAACGTCGGTGGTGTGTTCGTCGTCTTGGGTTTCGGATGCTTCATAGCTTTGATCTTGGGAGTTTGCGAGTTTTTGTGGAACGTGAGACAGGTGGCTGTCGAAGATAAG
- the LOC143917438 gene encoding glutamate receptor ionotropic, kainate 2-like isoform X3 — protein MKFIKVMLSARLCTAFFACFFLLVFEAECENKIQVGGIFHPDNYETELAFRYAIKRVNQYSRHDGSKTIIEPIIRRVDPKDSFKAGKIACEMTSEGVAAIFGPQSVETKGIVESICEAMEIPHIQNTWIPNPPPVDRLPKMAVKFYPNQQNLSSALAALVTDYDWKTYTVLYEDDYGLVRLQEIFKKHGPKDPPISVYQLEPKKDNRPLLKKIQLSGEIHIILDCEAENILDYLRQAHEVKLLGNYQTYILTSLDAHTVDLEELNSSESNITSFRMVDPNRYEFKAVINDWIQGEQRQGRNADYNETKVQLESVLMVDAVNHFGIALHALMKTEDMTPQSISCSDPSFWGGGLSLVNFLKGKPYPGLTGRVEFNETGERNRFNLDVVELHKGIYYKIGSWDTHNGFAYTRSREHLKTILFEKLRNKTFIVSSKIGEPFLKYREAADGEVLEGNDRYEGYSMDLIAGIAELLNISFRFELTPDGKYGAYNPDTKRWDGLVGQLLERKADFAICDLTITYERKRAVDFTMPFMTLGISILFTKATKEPPDLFSFLQPFSLDVWIYMATAYLGVSILLFILARMAPKEWANPHPCDPEPEELENILTLLNSMWLALGSFLQQGSDILPKATSTRMVAGMWWFFTLIMISSYTANLAAFLTNEQMDKPIKGAEDLVKQNRIKYGTLQGGSTYNFFKNSNLSTYSRMFSVMESTRPSVFVDSNTKGIERVLKGKRLYAYFMESTSIEFYTGKTCELTKIGGELDTKGYGIAMPVNSPMRTYINDAILKMQERGKLMELKKKWWVDLNGGGECDEDDKGGDDGAAELGIDNVGGVFVVLGFGCFIALILGVCEFLWNVRQVAVEDKISMGEAFKTELLFAANVWKTEKPITKNSGSTRSSRSPSGERAPSQARSMINAATSFMRLDKIF, from the exons ATGAAGTTCATTAAAGTAATGTTATCGGCACGTCTCTGCACTGCATTCTTTGCGTGTTTCTTCTTGCTCGTGTTCGAAGCCGAGtgcgaaaataaaatacaagtcg GGGGGATTTTCCATCCAGACAACTACGAGACGGAATTAGCATTTCGGTATGCTATAAAAAGGGTGAACCAATATTCCCGTCATGACGGTAGCAAAACAATAATCGAACCCATAATACGAAGAGTTGACCCAAAGGATAGCTTCAAAGCTGGAAAAATCG CTTGCGAAATGACGAGCGAGGGAGTTGCGGCAATATTTGGACCGCAGTCTGTCGAAACTAAGGGTATAGTGGAATCGATCTGTGAAGCCATGGAAATACCACACATTCAAAATACTTGGATTCCAAATCCACCGCCTGTGGACAGACTTCCGAAAATGGCTGTGAAATTCTATCCAAATCAGCAGAATCTATCGTCTGCTTTGGCCGCATTGGTGACGGATTATGATTGGAAAACTTACACGGTCCTCTATGAGGACGACTACG GACTCGTTCGACTACAGGAGATATTCAAAAAACACGGTCCGAAAGATCCGCCCATTAGCGTTTACCAGTTGGAGCCGAAAAAGGACAACAGACCTCTGCTGAAGAAGATTCAACTGTCGGGCGAGATTCACATCATCCTGGATTGTGAAGCTGAGAATATTCTCGATTACTTACGACAGGCACACGAAGTCAAGCTATTAGGAAACTATCAG ACTTACATATTAACATCGTTAGACGCTCACACAGTCGATTTAGAGGAATTGAATTCCAGCGAATCCAATATTACATCTTTCAGAATGGTGGATCCGAATCGGTACGAATTCAAAGCCGTGATTAATGATTGGATTCAAGGTGAACAAAGACAAGGAAGAAACGCTGATTACAATGAAACCAAAGTACAA cTAGAATCTGTTCTAATGGTAGATGCAGTAAACCATTTTGGAATTGCCCTACACGCTCTGATGAAAACTGAAGACATGACACCTCAATCTATATCATGTAGTGACCCTAGTTTTTGGGGAGGTGGATTGAGCTTAGTAAATTTTTTGAAaggg AAACCCTACCCTGGTTTGACCGGAAGAGTTGAGTTCAACGAAACGGGAgagaggaatcgtttcaacctGGACGTCGTAGAACTCCACAAGggtatatattacaaaattgGATCGTGGGACACTCACAACGGCTTTGCCTACACGAGATCTAGAGAACACCTGAAGACTATCCtctttgaaaaattgagaaataAAACCTTCATCGTCTCGTCGAAGATCGGCGAAccgtttttaaaatatagagAGGCAGCAGATGGTGAAGTTCTTGAAGGCAACGATAGATACGAAGGATATTCAATGGATTTGATCGCAGGCATTGCTGAACTGCTGAACATATCCTTCAGGTTTGAACTAACCCCCGATGGTAAGTATGGAGCTTATAATCCAGATACCAAACGATGGGATGGGCTCGTAGGACAGCTCTTAGAAAGA AAAGCAGACTTCGCCATTTGTGATTTAACGATTACATATGAGAGGAAAAGAGCCGTTGATTTCACAATGCCTTTTATGACACTTGGAATCAGTATTCTATTCACTAAAGCAACCAAAGAACCTCCAGATCTTTTCTCTTTCTTGCAACCTTTCTCTTTGGATGTTTGGATTTACATGGCGACTGCTTATTTAGGAGTTTCAATTTTACTTTTCATACTCGCcag GATGGCACCAAAGGAATGGGCCAACCCACATCCTTGTGACCCTGAACCCGAGGAACTGGAGAATATATTAACACTACTAAATTCCATGTGGTTAGCCCTGGGCAGCTTTCTACAACAGGGATCGGACATCCTGCCAAA GGCAACGTCTACCAGAATGGTAGCTGGTATGTGGTGGTTTTTCACATTGATTATGATATCTTCCTACACGGCCAATTTGGCAGCTTTTCTCACGAACGAGCAAATGGACAAACCGATAAAAGGTGCAGAAGATCTAGTCAAACAAAACAGAATCAAATATGGCACTCTTCAAGGTGGTTCGACATATAATTTCTTCAAG AACAGTAATCTATCTACATACTCGCGTATGTTTTCCGTAATGGAAAGTACACGTCCTTCAGTTTTCGTAGATTCCAACACAAAGGGAATTGAGAGAGTTTTGAAGGGCAAAAGACTATACGCTTACTTCATGGAATCTACTTCTATTGAATTTTATACCGGAAAAACCTGCGAATTGACCAAAATAGGTGGAGAATTGGACACGAAAGGTTATGGAATAGCAATGCCAGTCA ATTCTCCTATGCGTACTTACATAAACGATGCTATACTAAAAATGCAAGAGAGGGGCAAGTTAATGGAACTAAAGAAAAAATGGTGGGTCGATTTGAACGGTGGTGGAGAATGCGAC GAAGATGACAAAGGTGGTGATGATGGAGCAGCTGAGCTAGGCATCGACAACGTCGGTGGTGTGTTCGTCGTCTTGGGTTTCGGATGCTTCATAGCTTTGATCTTGGGAGTTTGCGAGTTTTTGTGGAACGTGAGACAGGTGGCTGTCGAAGATAAG